From Channa argus isolate prfri chromosome 21, Channa argus male v1.0, whole genome shotgun sequence, one genomic window encodes:
- the il15ra gene encoding interleukin-15 receptor subunit alpha isoform X12, with translation MDFRSLSFSVFVVMVCLLGAARCANNDKMSCPCPKIPLRSLTKAPEENCYQVNSNYRYQCIDSYVRRAGTSNLIRCREQDGNISWSPSKLECIPDPKRTTTTTQPPMISVTTGHIESGITSTVNKMSCPCPKIPLRSLTKAPEEKCYQVNSSYRYQCVDSYVRRAGTSSLIKCQDQDGNISWSPSKLECIPDPKRTTTTTQPPMISVTISETVTTLHTAAKTIHTTSTTADPSSSEAFNHSSSTFGNPAAMMGIASTSLVIILSLIGISLYCYKRGKKNNIPESTAEEQLPMNNVSP, from the exons ATGGATTTTAGGTCGCTTTCATTCTCCGTCTTCGTTGTGATGGTCTGTCTGCTCGGAGCTGCACGCTGCGCCAACAACG ACAAAATGAGTTGTCCATGCCCAAAAATTCCGCTTAGGAGTCTGACTAAGGCTCCGGAAGAGAACTGTTACCAAGTTAACAGCAATTATCGCTATCAGTGTATAGACAGTTATGTGAGGAGAGCAGGAACCTCAAATCTCATCAGATGCCGTGAACAAGATGGCAATATATCCTGGAGCCCATCCAAGCTGGAGTGTATAC ctgacccaaagagaacaacaacaacaacacaacccCCAATGATCTCAGTAACAA CAGGTCACATTGAGTCCGGCATTACCTCCACTGTCA ACAAAATGAGTTGTCCATGCCCAAAAATTCCACTAAGGAGTCTGACTAAGGCTCCGGAAGAGAAGTGTTACCAAGTTAACAGCAGTTATCGCTATCAGTGTGTAGACAGTTATGTGAGGAGAGCAGGAACCTCAAGTCTCATCAAATGCCAAGATCAAGATGGCAATATATCCTGGAGCCCATCCAAGCTGGAGTGTATAC ctgacccaaagagaacaacaacaacaacacaacccCCAATGATCTCAGTAACAA TTTCAGAAACAGTAACGACACTCCACACCGCAGCCAAAACCATCCACACAACCTCAACCACCGCTGACCCGTCCAGCAGTGAGGCTTTCAATCATTCTTCCTCAA CATTTGGGAACCCAGCAGCCATGATGGGAATAGCCTCCACCTCACTGGTGATCATCTTGTCTTTAATCGGAATCAGCCTCTATTGCTATAAAAG agggaaaaaaaacaacatcccaGAATCCACAGCAGAAGAACAGCTGCCCATGAACAATGTTTCACCCTAA
- the il15ra gene encoding interleukin-15 receptor subunit alpha isoform X3, protein MDFRSLSFSVFVVMVCLLGAARCANNDKMSCPCPKIPLRSLTKAPEENCYQVNSNYRYQCIDSYVRRAGTSNLIRCREQDGNISWSPSKLECIPDPKRTTTTTQPPMISVTTGHIESGITSTVNKMSCPCPKIPLRSLTKAPEEKCYQVNSSYRYQCVDSYVRRAGTSSLIKCQDQDGNISWSPSKLECIPDPKRTTTTTQPPMISVTSHIESSITSTVSEFCTCMNFAASTSVQMSNDVSVSTPETTETSSTDQNSPGVSQVSETVTTLHTAAKTIHTTSTTADPSSSEAFNHSSSTFGNPAAMMGIASTSLVIILSLIGISLYCYKRGKKNNIPESTAEEQLPMNNVSP, encoded by the exons ATGGATTTTAGGTCGCTTTCATTCTCCGTCTTCGTTGTGATGGTCTGTCTGCTCGGAGCTGCACGCTGCGCCAACAACG ACAAAATGAGTTGTCCATGCCCAAAAATTCCGCTTAGGAGTCTGACTAAGGCTCCGGAAGAGAACTGTTACCAAGTTAACAGCAATTATCGCTATCAGTGTATAGACAGTTATGTGAGGAGAGCAGGAACCTCAAATCTCATCAGATGCCGTGAACAAGATGGCAATATATCCTGGAGCCCATCCAAGCTGGAGTGTATAC ctgacccaaagagaacaacaacaacaacacaacccCCAATGATCTCAGTAACAA CAGGTCACATTGAGTCCGGCATTACCTCCACTGTCA ACAAAATGAGTTGTCCATGCCCAAAAATTCCACTAAGGAGTCTGACTAAGGCTCCGGAAGAGAAGTGTTACCAAGTTAACAGCAGTTATCGCTATCAGTGTGTAGACAGTTATGTGAGGAGAGCAGGAACCTCAAGTCTCATCAAATGCCAAGATCAAGATGGCAATATATCCTGGAGCCCATCCAAGCTGGAGTGTATAC ctgacccaaagagaacaacaacaacaacacaacccCCAATGATCTCAGTAACAA GTCACATTGAGTCCAGCATTACCTCCACTGTCAGTGAGTTCTGTACTTGCATGAATTTTG CAGCTTCAACCAGTGTTCAAATGAGCAATGATGTAAGTGTCTcaactccagagacaacagaaaCAAGCAGCACAGATCAAAACTCACCTGGTGTCTCACAGG TTTCAGAAACAGTAACGACACTCCACACCGCAGCCAAAACCATCCACACAACCTCAACCACCGCTGACCCGTCCAGCAGTGAGGCTTTCAATCATTCTTCCTCAA CATTTGGGAACCCAGCAGCCATGATGGGAATAGCCTCCACCTCACTGGTGATCATCTTGTCTTTAATCGGAATCAGCCTCTATTGCTATAAAAG agggaaaaaaaacaacatcccaGAATCCACAGCAGAAGAACAGCTGCCCATGAACAATGTTTCACCCTAA
- the il15ra gene encoding interleukin-15 receptor subunit alpha isoform X2, whose protein sequence is MDFRSLSFSVFVVMVCLLGAARCANNDKMSCPCPKIPLRSLTKAPEENCYQVNSNYRYQCIDSYVRRAGTSNLIRCREQDGNISWSPSKLECIPDPKRTTTTTQPPMISVTTGHIESGITSTVNKMSCPCPKIPLRSLTKAPEEKCYQVNSSYRYQCVDSYVRRAGTSSLIKCQDQDGNISWSPSKLECIPDPKRTTTTTQPPMISVTTGHIESSITSTVSEFCTCMNFASTSVQMSNDVSVSTPETTETSSTDQNSPGVSQVSETVTTLHTAAKTIHTTSTTADPSSSEAFNHSSSTFGNPAAMMGIASTSLVIILSLIGISLYCYKRGKKNNIPESTAEEQLPMNNVSP, encoded by the exons ATGGATTTTAGGTCGCTTTCATTCTCCGTCTTCGTTGTGATGGTCTGTCTGCTCGGAGCTGCACGCTGCGCCAACAACG ACAAAATGAGTTGTCCATGCCCAAAAATTCCGCTTAGGAGTCTGACTAAGGCTCCGGAAGAGAACTGTTACCAAGTTAACAGCAATTATCGCTATCAGTGTATAGACAGTTATGTGAGGAGAGCAGGAACCTCAAATCTCATCAGATGCCGTGAACAAGATGGCAATATATCCTGGAGCCCATCCAAGCTGGAGTGTATAC ctgacccaaagagaacaacaacaacaacacaacccCCAATGATCTCAGTAACAA CAGGTCACATTGAGTCCGGCATTACCTCCACTGTCA ACAAAATGAGTTGTCCATGCCCAAAAATTCCACTAAGGAGTCTGACTAAGGCTCCGGAAGAGAAGTGTTACCAAGTTAACAGCAGTTATCGCTATCAGTGTGTAGACAGTTATGTGAGGAGAGCAGGAACCTCAAGTCTCATCAAATGCCAAGATCAAGATGGCAATATATCCTGGAGCCCATCCAAGCTGGAGTGTATAC ctgacccaaagagaacaacaacaacaacacaacccCCAATGATCTCAGTAACAA CAGGTCACATTGAGTCCAGCATTACCTCCACTGTCAGTGAGTTCTGTACTTGCATGAATTTTG CTTCAACCAGTGTTCAAATGAGCAATGATGTAAGTGTCTcaactccagagacaacagaaaCAAGCAGCACAGATCAAAACTCACCTGGTGTCTCACAGG TTTCAGAAACAGTAACGACACTCCACACCGCAGCCAAAACCATCCACACAACCTCAACCACCGCTGACCCGTCCAGCAGTGAGGCTTTCAATCATTCTTCCTCAA CATTTGGGAACCCAGCAGCCATGATGGGAATAGCCTCCACCTCACTGGTGATCATCTTGTCTTTAATCGGAATCAGCCTCTATTGCTATAAAAG agggaaaaaaaacaacatcccaGAATCCACAGCAGAAGAACAGCTGCCCATGAACAATGTTTCACCCTAA
- the il15ra gene encoding interleukin-15 receptor subunit alpha isoform X1 has product MDFRSLSFSVFVVMVCLLGAARCANNDKMSCPCPKIPLRSLTKAPEENCYQVNSNYRYQCIDSYVRRAGTSNLIRCREQDGNISWSPSKLECIPDPKRTTTTTQPPMISVTTGHIESGITSTVNKMSCPCPKIPLRSLTKAPEEKCYQVNSSYRYQCVDSYVRRAGTSSLIKCQDQDGNISWSPSKLECIPDPKRTTTTTQPPMISVTTGHIESSITSTVSEFCTCMNFAASTSVQMSNDVSVSTPETTETSSTDQNSPGVSQVSETVTTLHTAAKTIHTTSTTADPSSSEAFNHSSSTFGNPAAMMGIASTSLVIILSLIGISLYCYKRGKKNNIPESTAEEQLPMNNVSP; this is encoded by the exons ATGGATTTTAGGTCGCTTTCATTCTCCGTCTTCGTTGTGATGGTCTGTCTGCTCGGAGCTGCACGCTGCGCCAACAACG ACAAAATGAGTTGTCCATGCCCAAAAATTCCGCTTAGGAGTCTGACTAAGGCTCCGGAAGAGAACTGTTACCAAGTTAACAGCAATTATCGCTATCAGTGTATAGACAGTTATGTGAGGAGAGCAGGAACCTCAAATCTCATCAGATGCCGTGAACAAGATGGCAATATATCCTGGAGCCCATCCAAGCTGGAGTGTATAC ctgacccaaagagaacaacaacaacaacacaacccCCAATGATCTCAGTAACAA CAGGTCACATTGAGTCCGGCATTACCTCCACTGTCA ACAAAATGAGTTGTCCATGCCCAAAAATTCCACTAAGGAGTCTGACTAAGGCTCCGGAAGAGAAGTGTTACCAAGTTAACAGCAGTTATCGCTATCAGTGTGTAGACAGTTATGTGAGGAGAGCAGGAACCTCAAGTCTCATCAAATGCCAAGATCAAGATGGCAATATATCCTGGAGCCCATCCAAGCTGGAGTGTATAC ctgacccaaagagaacaacaacaacaacacaacccCCAATGATCTCAGTAACAA CAGGTCACATTGAGTCCAGCATTACCTCCACTGTCAGTGAGTTCTGTACTTGCATGAATTTTG CAGCTTCAACCAGTGTTCAAATGAGCAATGATGTAAGTGTCTcaactccagagacaacagaaaCAAGCAGCACAGATCAAAACTCACCTGGTGTCTCACAGG TTTCAGAAACAGTAACGACACTCCACACCGCAGCCAAAACCATCCACACAACCTCAACCACCGCTGACCCGTCCAGCAGTGAGGCTTTCAATCATTCTTCCTCAA CATTTGGGAACCCAGCAGCCATGATGGGAATAGCCTCCACCTCACTGGTGATCATCTTGTCTTTAATCGGAATCAGCCTCTATTGCTATAAAAG agggaaaaaaaacaacatcccaGAATCCACAGCAGAAGAACAGCTGCCCATGAACAATGTTTCACCCTAA
- the il15ra gene encoding interleukin-15 receptor subunit alpha isoform X6 has product MDFRSLSFSVFVVMVCLLGAARCANNDKMSCPCPKIPLRSLTKAPEENCYQVNSNYRYQCIDSYVRRAGTSNLIRCREQDGNISWSPSKLECIPDPKRTTTTTQPPMISVTTGHIESGITSTVNKMSCPCPKIPLRSLTKAPEEKCYQVNSSYRYQCVDSYVRRAGTSSLIKCQDQDGNISWSPSKLECIPDPKRTTTTTQPPMISVTTGHIESSITSTVTSTSVQMSNDVSVSTPETTETSSTDQNSPGVSQVSETVTTLHTAAKTIHTTSTTADPSSSEAFNHSSSTFGNPAAMMGIASTSLVIILSLIGISLYCYKRGKKNNIPESTAEEQLPMNNVSP; this is encoded by the exons ATGGATTTTAGGTCGCTTTCATTCTCCGTCTTCGTTGTGATGGTCTGTCTGCTCGGAGCTGCACGCTGCGCCAACAACG ACAAAATGAGTTGTCCATGCCCAAAAATTCCGCTTAGGAGTCTGACTAAGGCTCCGGAAGAGAACTGTTACCAAGTTAACAGCAATTATCGCTATCAGTGTATAGACAGTTATGTGAGGAGAGCAGGAACCTCAAATCTCATCAGATGCCGTGAACAAGATGGCAATATATCCTGGAGCCCATCCAAGCTGGAGTGTATAC ctgacccaaagagaacaacaacaacaacacaacccCCAATGATCTCAGTAACAA CAGGTCACATTGAGTCCGGCATTACCTCCACTGTCA ACAAAATGAGTTGTCCATGCCCAAAAATTCCACTAAGGAGTCTGACTAAGGCTCCGGAAGAGAAGTGTTACCAAGTTAACAGCAGTTATCGCTATCAGTGTGTAGACAGTTATGTGAGGAGAGCAGGAACCTCAAGTCTCATCAAATGCCAAGATCAAGATGGCAATATATCCTGGAGCCCATCCAAGCTGGAGTGTATAC ctgacccaaagagaacaacaacaacaacacaacccCCAATGATCTCAGTAACAA CAGGTCACATTGAGTCCAGCATTACCTCCACTGTCA CTTCAACCAGTGTTCAAATGAGCAATGATGTAAGTGTCTcaactccagagacaacagaaaCAAGCAGCACAGATCAAAACTCACCTGGTGTCTCACAGG TTTCAGAAACAGTAACGACACTCCACACCGCAGCCAAAACCATCCACACAACCTCAACCACCGCTGACCCGTCCAGCAGTGAGGCTTTCAATCATTCTTCCTCAA CATTTGGGAACCCAGCAGCCATGATGGGAATAGCCTCCACCTCACTGGTGATCATCTTGTCTTTAATCGGAATCAGCCTCTATTGCTATAAAAG agggaaaaaaaacaacatcccaGAATCCACAGCAGAAGAACAGCTGCCCATGAACAATGTTTCACCCTAA
- the il15ra gene encoding interleukin-15 receptor subunit alpha isoform X5 has protein sequence MDFRSLSFSVFVVMVCLLGAARCANNDKMSCPCPKIPLRSLTKAPEENCYQVNSNYRYQCIDSYVRRAGTSNLIRCREQDGNISWSPSKLECIPDPKRTTTTTQPPMISVTTGHIESGITSTVNKMSCPCPKIPLRSLTKAPEEKCYQVNSSYRYQCVDSYVRRAGTSSLIKCQDQDGNISWSPSKLECIPDPKRTTTTTQPPMISVTTGHIESSITSTVTASTSVQMSNDVSVSTPETTETSSTDQNSPGVSQVSETVTTLHTAAKTIHTTSTTADPSSSEAFNHSSSTFGNPAAMMGIASTSLVIILSLIGISLYCYKRGKKNNIPESTAEEQLPMNNVSP, from the exons ATGGATTTTAGGTCGCTTTCATTCTCCGTCTTCGTTGTGATGGTCTGTCTGCTCGGAGCTGCACGCTGCGCCAACAACG ACAAAATGAGTTGTCCATGCCCAAAAATTCCGCTTAGGAGTCTGACTAAGGCTCCGGAAGAGAACTGTTACCAAGTTAACAGCAATTATCGCTATCAGTGTATAGACAGTTATGTGAGGAGAGCAGGAACCTCAAATCTCATCAGATGCCGTGAACAAGATGGCAATATATCCTGGAGCCCATCCAAGCTGGAGTGTATAC ctgacccaaagagaacaacaacaacaacacaacccCCAATGATCTCAGTAACAA CAGGTCACATTGAGTCCGGCATTACCTCCACTGTCA ACAAAATGAGTTGTCCATGCCCAAAAATTCCACTAAGGAGTCTGACTAAGGCTCCGGAAGAGAAGTGTTACCAAGTTAACAGCAGTTATCGCTATCAGTGTGTAGACAGTTATGTGAGGAGAGCAGGAACCTCAAGTCTCATCAAATGCCAAGATCAAGATGGCAATATATCCTGGAGCCCATCCAAGCTGGAGTGTATAC ctgacccaaagagaacaacaacaacaacacaacccCCAATGATCTCAGTAACAA CAGGTCACATTGAGTCCAGCATTACCTCCACTGTCA CAGCTTCAACCAGTGTTCAAATGAGCAATGATGTAAGTGTCTcaactccagagacaacagaaaCAAGCAGCACAGATCAAAACTCACCTGGTGTCTCACAGG TTTCAGAAACAGTAACGACACTCCACACCGCAGCCAAAACCATCCACACAACCTCAACCACCGCTGACCCGTCCAGCAGTGAGGCTTTCAATCATTCTTCCTCAA CATTTGGGAACCCAGCAGCCATGATGGGAATAGCCTCCACCTCACTGGTGATCATCTTGTCTTTAATCGGAATCAGCCTCTATTGCTATAAAAG agggaaaaaaaacaacatcccaGAATCCACAGCAGAAGAACAGCTGCCCATGAACAATGTTTCACCCTAA
- the il15ra gene encoding interleukin-15 receptor subunit alpha isoform X9, whose amino-acid sequence MDFRSLSFSVFVVMVCLLGAARCANNDKMSCPCPKIPLRSLTKAPEENCYQVNSNYRYQCIDSYVRRAGTSNLIRCREQDGNISWSPSKLECIPDPKRTTTTTQPPMISVTNKMSCPCPKIPLRSLTKAPEEKCYQVNSSYRYQCVDSYVRRAGTSSLIKCQDQDGNISWSPSKLECIPDPKRTTTTTQPPMISVTTGHIESSITSTVSEFCTCMNFAASTSVQMSNDVSVSTPETTETSSTDQNSPGVSQVSETVTTLHTAAKTIHTTSTTADPSSSEAFNHSSSTFGNPAAMMGIASTSLVIILSLIGISLYCYKRGKKNNIPESTAEEQLPMNNVSP is encoded by the exons ATGGATTTTAGGTCGCTTTCATTCTCCGTCTTCGTTGTGATGGTCTGTCTGCTCGGAGCTGCACGCTGCGCCAACAACG ACAAAATGAGTTGTCCATGCCCAAAAATTCCGCTTAGGAGTCTGACTAAGGCTCCGGAAGAGAACTGTTACCAAGTTAACAGCAATTATCGCTATCAGTGTATAGACAGTTATGTGAGGAGAGCAGGAACCTCAAATCTCATCAGATGCCGTGAACAAGATGGCAATATATCCTGGAGCCCATCCAAGCTGGAGTGTATAC ctgacccaaagagaacaacaacaacaacacaacccCCAATGATCTCAGTAACAA ACAAAATGAGTTGTCCATGCCCAAAAATTCCACTAAGGAGTCTGACTAAGGCTCCGGAAGAGAAGTGTTACCAAGTTAACAGCAGTTATCGCTATCAGTGTGTAGACAGTTATGTGAGGAGAGCAGGAACCTCAAGTCTCATCAAATGCCAAGATCAAGATGGCAATATATCCTGGAGCCCATCCAAGCTGGAGTGTATAC ctgacccaaagagaacaacaacaacaacacaacccCCAATGATCTCAGTAACAA CAGGTCACATTGAGTCCAGCATTACCTCCACTGTCAGTGAGTTCTGTACTTGCATGAATTTTG CAGCTTCAACCAGTGTTCAAATGAGCAATGATGTAAGTGTCTcaactccagagacaacagaaaCAAGCAGCACAGATCAAAACTCACCTGGTGTCTCACAGG TTTCAGAAACAGTAACGACACTCCACACCGCAGCCAAAACCATCCACACAACCTCAACCACCGCTGACCCGTCCAGCAGTGAGGCTTTCAATCATTCTTCCTCAA CATTTGGGAACCCAGCAGCCATGATGGGAATAGCCTCCACCTCACTGGTGATCATCTTGTCTTTAATCGGAATCAGCCTCTATTGCTATAAAAG agggaaaaaaaacaacatcccaGAATCCACAGCAGAAGAACAGCTGCCCATGAACAATGTTTCACCCTAA
- the il15ra gene encoding interleukin-15 receptor subunit alpha isoform X11 → MDFRSLSFSVFVVMVCLLGAARCANNDKMSCPCPKIPLRSLTKAPEENCYQVNSNYRYQCIDSYVRRAGTSNLIRCREQDGNISWSPSKLECIPDPKRTTTTTQPPMISVTTGHIESGITSTVNKMSCPCPKIPLRSLTKAPEEKCYQVNSSYRYQCVDSYVRRAGTSSLIKCQDQDGNISWSPSKLECIPDPKRTTTTTQPPMISVTTSTSVQMSNDVSVSTPETTETSSTDQNSPGVSQVSETVTTLHTAAKTIHTTSTTADPSSSEAFNHSSSTFGNPAAMMGIASTSLVIILSLIGISLYCYKRGKKNNIPESTAEEQLPMNNVSP, encoded by the exons ATGGATTTTAGGTCGCTTTCATTCTCCGTCTTCGTTGTGATGGTCTGTCTGCTCGGAGCTGCACGCTGCGCCAACAACG ACAAAATGAGTTGTCCATGCCCAAAAATTCCGCTTAGGAGTCTGACTAAGGCTCCGGAAGAGAACTGTTACCAAGTTAACAGCAATTATCGCTATCAGTGTATAGACAGTTATGTGAGGAGAGCAGGAACCTCAAATCTCATCAGATGCCGTGAACAAGATGGCAATATATCCTGGAGCCCATCCAAGCTGGAGTGTATAC ctgacccaaagagaacaacaacaacaacacaacccCCAATGATCTCAGTAACAA CAGGTCACATTGAGTCCGGCATTACCTCCACTGTCA ACAAAATGAGTTGTCCATGCCCAAAAATTCCACTAAGGAGTCTGACTAAGGCTCCGGAAGAGAAGTGTTACCAAGTTAACAGCAGTTATCGCTATCAGTGTGTAGACAGTTATGTGAGGAGAGCAGGAACCTCAAGTCTCATCAAATGCCAAGATCAAGATGGCAATATATCCTGGAGCCCATCCAAGCTGGAGTGTATAC ctgacccaaagagaacaacaacaacaacacaacccCCAATGATCTCAGTAACAA CTTCAACCAGTGTTCAAATGAGCAATGATGTAAGTGTCTcaactccagagacaacagaaaCAAGCAGCACAGATCAAAACTCACCTGGTGTCTCACAGG TTTCAGAAACAGTAACGACACTCCACACCGCAGCCAAAACCATCCACACAACCTCAACCACCGCTGACCCGTCCAGCAGTGAGGCTTTCAATCATTCTTCCTCAA CATTTGGGAACCCAGCAGCCATGATGGGAATAGCCTCCACCTCACTGGTGATCATCTTGTCTTTAATCGGAATCAGCCTCTATTGCTATAAAAG agggaaaaaaaacaacatcccaGAATCCACAGCAGAAGAACAGCTGCCCATGAACAATGTTTCACCCTAA
- the il15ra gene encoding interleukin-15 receptor subunit alpha isoform X10, translated as MDFRSLSFSVFVVMVCLLGAARCANNDKMSCPCPKIPLRSLTKAPEENCYQVNSNYRYQCIDSYVRRAGTSNLIRCREQDGNISWSPSKLECIPDPKRTTTTTQPPMISVTTGHIESGITSTVNKMSCPCPKIPLRSLTKAPEEKCYQVNSSYRYQCVDSYVRRAGTSSLIKCQDQDGNISWSPSKLECIPDPKRTTTTTQPPMISVTTASTSVQMSNDVSVSTPETTETSSTDQNSPGVSQVSETVTTLHTAAKTIHTTSTTADPSSSEAFNHSSSTFGNPAAMMGIASTSLVIILSLIGISLYCYKRGKKNNIPESTAEEQLPMNNVSP; from the exons ATGGATTTTAGGTCGCTTTCATTCTCCGTCTTCGTTGTGATGGTCTGTCTGCTCGGAGCTGCACGCTGCGCCAACAACG ACAAAATGAGTTGTCCATGCCCAAAAATTCCGCTTAGGAGTCTGACTAAGGCTCCGGAAGAGAACTGTTACCAAGTTAACAGCAATTATCGCTATCAGTGTATAGACAGTTATGTGAGGAGAGCAGGAACCTCAAATCTCATCAGATGCCGTGAACAAGATGGCAATATATCCTGGAGCCCATCCAAGCTGGAGTGTATAC ctgacccaaagagaacaacaacaacaacacaacccCCAATGATCTCAGTAACAA CAGGTCACATTGAGTCCGGCATTACCTCCACTGTCA ACAAAATGAGTTGTCCATGCCCAAAAATTCCACTAAGGAGTCTGACTAAGGCTCCGGAAGAGAAGTGTTACCAAGTTAACAGCAGTTATCGCTATCAGTGTGTAGACAGTTATGTGAGGAGAGCAGGAACCTCAAGTCTCATCAAATGCCAAGATCAAGATGGCAATATATCCTGGAGCCCATCCAAGCTGGAGTGTATAC ctgacccaaagagaacaacaacaacaacacaacccCCAATGATCTCAGTAACAA CAGCTTCAACCAGTGTTCAAATGAGCAATGATGTAAGTGTCTcaactccagagacaacagaaaCAAGCAGCACAGATCAAAACTCACCTGGTGTCTCACAGG TTTCAGAAACAGTAACGACACTCCACACCGCAGCCAAAACCATCCACACAACCTCAACCACCGCTGACCCGTCCAGCAGTGAGGCTTTCAATCATTCTTCCTCAA CATTTGGGAACCCAGCAGCCATGATGGGAATAGCCTCCACCTCACTGGTGATCATCTTGTCTTTAATCGGAATCAGCCTCTATTGCTATAAAAG agggaaaaaaaacaacatcccaGAATCCACAGCAGAAGAACAGCTGCCCATGAACAATGTTTCACCCTAA
- the il15ra gene encoding interleukin-15 receptor subunit alpha isoform X7: MDFRSLSFSVFVVMVCLLGAARCANNDKMSCPCPKIPLRSLTKAPEENCYQVNSNYRYQCIDSYVRRAGTSNLIRCREQDGNISWSPSKLECIPDPKRTTTTTQPPMISVTTGHIESGITSTVNKMSCPCPKIPLRSLTKAPEEKCYQVNSSYRYQCVDSYVRRAGTSSLIKCQDQDGNISWSPSKLECIPDPKRTTTTTQPPMISVTSHIESSITSTVTASTSVQMSNDVSVSTPETTETSSTDQNSPGVSQVSETVTTLHTAAKTIHTTSTTADPSSSEAFNHSSSTFGNPAAMMGIASTSLVIILSLIGISLYCYKRGKKNNIPESTAEEQLPMNNVSP, translated from the exons ATGGATTTTAGGTCGCTTTCATTCTCCGTCTTCGTTGTGATGGTCTGTCTGCTCGGAGCTGCACGCTGCGCCAACAACG ACAAAATGAGTTGTCCATGCCCAAAAATTCCGCTTAGGAGTCTGACTAAGGCTCCGGAAGAGAACTGTTACCAAGTTAACAGCAATTATCGCTATCAGTGTATAGACAGTTATGTGAGGAGAGCAGGAACCTCAAATCTCATCAGATGCCGTGAACAAGATGGCAATATATCCTGGAGCCCATCCAAGCTGGAGTGTATAC ctgacccaaagagaacaacaacaacaacacaacccCCAATGATCTCAGTAACAA CAGGTCACATTGAGTCCGGCATTACCTCCACTGTCA ACAAAATGAGTTGTCCATGCCCAAAAATTCCACTAAGGAGTCTGACTAAGGCTCCGGAAGAGAAGTGTTACCAAGTTAACAGCAGTTATCGCTATCAGTGTGTAGACAGTTATGTGAGGAGAGCAGGAACCTCAAGTCTCATCAAATGCCAAGATCAAGATGGCAATATATCCTGGAGCCCATCCAAGCTGGAGTGTATAC ctgacccaaagagaacaacaacaacaacacaacccCCAATGATCTCAGTAACAA GTCACATTGAGTCCAGCATTACCTCCACTGTCA CAGCTTCAACCAGTGTTCAAATGAGCAATGATGTAAGTGTCTcaactccagagacaacagaaaCAAGCAGCACAGATCAAAACTCACCTGGTGTCTCACAGG TTTCAGAAACAGTAACGACACTCCACACCGCAGCCAAAACCATCCACACAACCTCAACCACCGCTGACCCGTCCAGCAGTGAGGCTTTCAATCATTCTTCCTCAA CATTTGGGAACCCAGCAGCCATGATGGGAATAGCCTCCACCTCACTGGTGATCATCTTGTCTTTAATCGGAATCAGCCTCTATTGCTATAAAAG agggaaaaaaaacaacatcccaGAATCCACAGCAGAAGAACAGCTGCCCATGAACAATGTTTCACCCTAA